The proteins below come from a single Candidatus Poribacteria bacterium genomic window:
- a CDS encoding fumarylacetoacetate hydrolase family protein, with amino-acid sequence MKFVRYQSNGNVSYGTLSGDTINEIDGDPITGYSETGNTIALGDVELLAPVTPGKVLAVGLNYRSHLGGAPEPANPEIFIKTPTCLNDPEGNIVLPAGDDNVHAEGELVVVIKNRTKGATPEEAAANILGVTCGNDVSARTWQSNDMQWWRAKASDTFGPVGPAVVTGLNYNTLQLETRINGEVVQSQTTADLIFPVEAVVSFVSQAMTLEPGDVIFTGTPGTTSALRAGDVVEVELEGIGVLKNTVVDA; translated from the coding sequence CAGTTACGGGACGCTTTCGGGCGACACTATTAACGAAATAGATGGCGACCCAATCACCGGATATAGCGAAACCGGGAACACCATCGCATTGGGGGATGTAGAACTGCTTGCGCCAGTCACACCGGGAAAAGTTCTAGCGGTTGGGTTGAACTATAGAAGCCATCTCGGTGGTGCGCCGGAGCCGGCGAATCCGGAGATCTTCATCAAGACGCCTACTTGCCTAAACGATCCGGAGGGCAACATTGTGCTACCGGCTGGCGACGATAACGTTCACGCGGAAGGTGAATTGGTCGTCGTTATTAAGAACCGTACGAAGGGGGCGACTCCCGAAGAAGCTGCTGCTAACATCTTAGGTGTTACCTGCGGGAACGATGTCAGTGCCCGCACATGGCAAAGCAACGATATGCAGTGGTGGCGTGCAAAAGCCTCCGATACATTTGGGCCCGTCGGTCCCGCTGTTGTGACCGGTCTCAACTACAACACACTCCAATTGGAGACACGAATTAACGGCGAGGTTGTGCAATCGCAGACCACCGCAGATCTGATTTTCCCTGTGGAGGCGGTTGTCAGTTTTGTTTCGCAGGCGATGACGCTTGAACCGGGAGATGTTATCTTCACTGGCACCCCCGGAACAACGTCGGCTTTAAGGGCTGGGGATGTGGTAGAGGTAGAGCTTGAAGGGATCGGCGTCCTGAAAAACACTGTCGTTGATGCGTAA